The following coding sequences are from one Lipingzhangella halophila window:
- a CDS encoding ABC transporter ATP-binding protein translates to MRVDIEDLDVHRGGRPVVSGVSIPVPPGTVLGLLGPNGSGKSTLLRAVAGIAAPSSGRVRFDGADISFLSRREIARRVAVMAQEHSEEFEIPVLDLVLLGRIPHGKGFGRDSDRDVAIAEQALDRVGAAHLATRSFSALSGGERQRVLFARALTQDTPVLVLDEPTNHLDIAHQVELVDLVRSADRTVLVALHDLNLAARYCDTVGVLDGGRLRSFGPPERVLDTDLIRSAFGVESTSVAHPRSGRRHFIFDARTPEPGPDTDRPIPTEEGSSTP, encoded by the coding sequence ATGAGAGTCGACATCGAAGACCTCGACGTGCACCGGGGCGGCCGACCCGTCGTGTCCGGGGTGAGCATCCCGGTGCCGCCCGGCACCGTTCTGGGGCTGCTCGGGCCCAACGGGAGCGGCAAATCGACGCTGCTTCGGGCCGTGGCGGGAATCGCGGCCCCGTCATCGGGGCGGGTGCGTTTCGACGGCGCCGACATCTCCTTCCTGAGCCGCAGGGAGATCGCCCGGCGCGTGGCGGTCATGGCGCAGGAGCACAGCGAGGAGTTCGAGATCCCCGTGCTCGACCTCGTCCTCCTCGGGCGCATCCCGCACGGCAAGGGCTTCGGCCGCGACTCCGACCGCGACGTCGCCATCGCGGAGCAGGCCCTCGACCGGGTCGGGGCCGCGCACCTGGCCACCCGCTCCTTCTCCGCCTTGTCCGGCGGCGAGCGCCAGCGCGTGCTGTTCGCCCGTGCGCTCACCCAGGACACCCCCGTCCTCGTGCTCGACGAGCCCACCAACCACCTCGACATCGCCCATCAGGTCGAGCTCGTCGACCTGGTCAGGAGCGCCGACCGCACAGTGCTGGTCGCCCTGCACGACCTCAATCTGGCCGCACGCTACTGCGACACCGTCGGTGTGCTCGACGGCGGGCGCCTGCGCTCCTTCGGGCCGCCCGAACGCGTTCTCGACACCGACCTGATCCGCTCGGCGTTCGGCGTCGAGTCGACCTCCGTGGCCCATCCGCGCTCCGGTCGGCGCCACTTCATCTTCGACGCCCGGACCCCCGAACCCGGTCCGGACACGGACCGTCCGATCCCCACCGAGGAAGGAAGCTCCACCCCATGA
- a CDS encoding FecCD family ABC transporter permease: protein MLVPVLAVALLSVLLLSASTGTIPVPMADALRIVLGHLMPGMPWMSDGSLTTVQDNAVWRFRLPRALLAAMAGAGLALAGALMQAVVHNSLAEPYILGVSAGAGVGAVSFIVLGIGASSLGIGAAAFLGALMATAAVYLLARKNGHIAPQRLILAGVALGSLFSAVTSYLTITTDAQNVFSIMFFLLGSVSAATIGHLALPAAALLAAGIFTAFNARALNALLVGDDAAATLGINVKRLRSSVLVTAALLTGSVVAVSGGIGFVGLIVPHIARIIVGSDHRRMLPVAVLGGAVFLAASDLLARTLAAPTEIPLGVLTALVGAPFFLWLLRRDRSDSVGVGR from the coding sequence GTGCTCGTTCCGGTACTCGCGGTCGCACTGCTGAGCGTCCTGCTGCTCTCCGCGAGCACCGGCACCATCCCGGTGCCCATGGCGGACGCCCTGCGGATCGTTCTCGGCCACCTCATGCCGGGAATGCCGTGGATGTCGGACGGTTCCCTCACCACGGTGCAGGACAACGCGGTCTGGCGGTTCCGGCTGCCGCGCGCCCTGCTCGCCGCGATGGCGGGCGCCGGCCTCGCCCTCGCGGGCGCGCTGATGCAGGCGGTGGTCCACAACTCCCTGGCGGAGCCCTACATCCTCGGCGTCTCGGCCGGTGCGGGGGTCGGCGCGGTGTCGTTCATCGTGCTCGGCATCGGAGCGAGCTCCCTGGGAATCGGGGCCGCCGCGTTCCTCGGTGCGCTGATGGCCACGGCCGCCGTGTACCTCCTCGCCCGCAAGAACGGGCACATCGCTCCGCAGCGGCTCATCCTGGCCGGTGTCGCCCTCGGATCGCTGTTCAGCGCCGTGACGAGCTACCTCACCATCACCACGGACGCGCAGAACGTCTTCAGCATCATGTTCTTCCTGCTCGGCTCCGTCTCCGCTGCCACGATCGGGCATCTCGCCCTGCCCGCCGCCGCGCTGCTGGCGGCCGGTATCTTCACGGCATTCAACGCCCGGGCGCTCAACGCGCTCCTCGTCGGCGACGACGCCGCCGCAACCCTCGGCATCAATGTGAAGCGGCTGCGCAGCAGCGTCCTGGTGACCGCCGCCCTGCTGACCGGATCCGTCGTGGCGGTCTCCGGCGGCATCGGCTTCGTCGGGCTGATCGTCCCGCACATCGCGCGGATCATCGTCGGGTCGGACCACCGCAGAATGCTGCCGGTAGCGGTCCTCGGCGGCGCCGTGTTCCTCGCCGCGTCCGACCTTCTGGCGCGGACTCTCGCGGCCCCTACGGAGATCCCGCTCGGCGTTCTGACCGCACTGGTCGGGGCACCGTTCTTCCTTTGGCTGCTGCGGCGCGACCGCTCCGACAGCGTGGGGGTCGGCCGATGA
- a CDS encoding prolyl oligopeptidase family serine peptidase gives MTSGPPYQTSPALDAALARWERHARPGLPHAGYSLSRLAGRTRYGIYRFPDQTPVLEPDEHILRMAPSPDGARIAFQLADTADEDAVLGIVDAATGELRRYPDIRCRYDEVLWQADSSRLEVAASGSGRLVDLDPVSGERRESGLPPGVRVRLFRGGRRGLAAQSRPGRPTELIDRATLRTLGTFPGIVRVLPWGDAVLVQDGTGLQALHVASATVRWRWADPGVGITSLAAHGDDVLIAGVREGRSVLLRLAEGRVVEHRPVRCGGGPAVASGVAYDAGAFHALVEGPTLPPRLVAAEELLTGRAAAPQRMDATRTTHLTVPADDGAEVTVVLTSPKDAEGPAPLILTCYGGFGVPSLPEFEPTVPAWTEHGGRYAIAQIRGGGEHGTAWRRAGRGHNKQRGIADLAAAARGLVDAGLTRADLLILAGASHGGVIVTACALAEPGLCAGVVSTAAPLDLLNLDAHPLGRRWIGEFGDPGTAEGRARLEAVSPLSRAENLAPGIGPPAFLGIVLDEDSRVAADDTDRLVTALRRIGGTAELWRAPRTGHGGNHLDSLHRLGATILGFAEQATGSGAPRPTPAAPPGTRCPDETKRA, from the coding sequence ATGACCAGCGGCCCGCCCTATCAGACCTCACCGGCCCTCGACGCTGCGCTCGCACGGTGGGAGCGGCATGCGCGGCCCGGGCTCCCCCATGCCGGGTACAGCCTCAGTCGGCTCGCCGGACGCACCCGCTACGGGATCTACCGATTCCCCGACCAAACCCCGGTCCTCGAACCCGACGAGCACATCCTGCGGATGGCCCCTTCCCCGGACGGAGCTCGCATCGCCTTCCAGCTCGCCGACACCGCCGACGAGGACGCCGTCCTGGGAATCGTCGACGCCGCCACCGGCGAGCTGCGCCGCTATCCCGACATCCGCTGCCGCTATGACGAGGTGCTCTGGCAGGCGGACTCCTCGCGCCTGGAGGTCGCCGCCTCCGGCTCGGGTCGGCTCGTCGACCTCGATCCGGTGAGCGGAGAACGCCGGGAATCCGGCCTCCCGCCAGGGGTCCGCGTGCGGCTCTTCCGCGGCGGACGACGAGGACTCGCCGCACAGAGCCGGCCCGGTCGGCCCACCGAACTCATCGACCGCGCCACGCTGCGCACGCTCGGGACCTTCCCCGGCATCGTGCGCGTCCTGCCGTGGGGCGATGCGGTCCTCGTCCAGGACGGCACGGGCCTGCAGGCCCTTCACGTGGCCAGCGCAACCGTGCGGTGGCGCTGGGCGGACCCCGGCGTCGGCATCACCTCGCTCGCCGCGCACGGCGACGACGTGCTGATCGCCGGCGTGCGCGAGGGCCGCAGCGTCCTCCTCCGGCTGGCCGAAGGCCGAGTGGTCGAGCACCGACCGGTCCGCTGCGGCGGCGGACCGGCGGTCGCGAGCGGCGTGGCCTACGACGCGGGAGCGTTCCACGCCCTGGTGGAGGGACCGACCCTGCCTCCGCGGCTGGTCGCCGCCGAGGAGCTCCTCACCGGCCGCGCAGCCGCGCCGCAGCGCATGGACGCGACGCGAACGACCCACCTCACGGTCCCCGCCGACGACGGCGCGGAGGTCACCGTCGTCCTCACCTCGCCGAAGGATGCCGAGGGTCCGGCACCGCTCATCCTCACCTGCTACGGCGGGTTCGGCGTACCGAGCCTGCCGGAGTTCGAACCGACCGTGCCCGCCTGGACCGAACACGGCGGCCGGTACGCGATCGCGCAGATCCGCGGGGGAGGAGAACACGGAACCGCCTGGCGCCGGGCGGGCCGCGGACACAACAAGCAGCGCGGCATCGCCGACCTCGCCGCCGCCGCGCGCGGCCTCGTCGACGCCGGCCTCACCCGCGCCGACCTGCTCATCCTCGCGGGCGCCTCACACGGGGGAGTGATCGTCACCGCCTGTGCCCTGGCCGAGCCCGGGCTGTGCGCGGGCGTCGTCAGTACCGCGGCCCCGCTCGACCTGCTCAACCTTGACGCGCACCCCTTGGGCCGCAGGTGGATCGGCGAGTTCGGCGATCCCGGCACCGCCGAGGGGCGTGCCCGGCTCGAAGCGGTCTCGCCCTTGAGCCGAGCGGAGAACCTAGCCCCCGGCATAGGACCGCCCGCGTTCCTCGGCATCGTCCTCGACGAGGACTCCCGCGTCGCCGCCGACGACACCGACCGACTGGTCACCGCGCTCCGCCGCATAGGCGGCACCGCCGAACTCTGGCGGGCACCCCGCACCGGCCACGGCGGCAACCACCTGGACAGCCTGCACCGATTAGGAGCGACCATCCTCGGCTTCGCCGAACAGGCCACCGGCTCAGGAGCCCCACGCCCCACCCCCGCAGCGCCACCCGGAACACGCTGCCCGGACGAGACGAAGCGAGCATGA
- the amiA gene encoding streptamidine family RiPP, whose translation MDKQELAVNEEIVSEIEETEQLAHLSASHSNALVENPFD comes from the coding sequence ATGGACAAGCAGGAGCTCGCCGTAAACGAGGAGATCGTCTCCGAGATCGAGGAGACCGAGCAGCTGGCGCACCTGTCGGCCTCGCACTCCAACGCTCTCGTCGAGAACCCCTTCGACTGA
- a CDS encoding YcaO-like family protein — protein MSAAAGGPFDHGCPTRDGMVLRGLLWHCAAPTGLVLIRTPYDAGPHAPIAHSWTERGYHCLVQDVRGRYRSDGDWSPYEHEGADGRDILDRLLREFPNLPLLLFGASYAGHCALEAAREAVGDGTDAAPRSPSADAIAGIVVLVPALGLAETAWSADGRPQLRHRIGWWHQHGRGRCAQPALSDAELDRRTARARERGPIAAAADWGWPAETLTGWRRLWSAQRIDPRARYGPVEYPLLAIDGDDDFFREDTARLARDWPGPSHLVSGPWGHGLVSGIPDEDLRARVRSAGGLGGIIDAWLGIHTARGSPPPWTAALPPTPGSRSRSVFDPAAATWHHERSAPMTAPTSAPRPPHPGDAAPEQDAPAGTLPAEALVDPECGIIRSVRPIPRPAGAPPSYLALTAAVADARRLGEWPADRVSLGTSFADADQARIAAIAEGVERYCGNWLPAELPPDEFRVATAGELREEGEPVLDTARLPRFAPWQYTRQGFPYTPLTDDTPTLWTRCADLDGHPAWLPDALVHLNWRQSRFRHLPRTHHLNYAGIATGQGADDARDRGVLEVIERDALELWWHLDGPTFGIDPASVPGLEDDLQGGDLRAFLVAMPSEFAPAVAALVHDRERGLYAAGFSAALDPVRAARKAVLEAVHTWVYTQGCTTADGWVFRAVEQGLMARGLYLDFRGDGSYLDAAGEHCQNIVDLGAHVQLWLDPRLHAQARRFTEPALGLRPITRIPAVSMDEVYRRLARHGHRVLTRDLTTADVGRTPLRVVRTFITGLVPNAPAAFAYLGIARFEEAARARGWRASWTGSPADFTLVPPPHM, from the coding sequence ATGAGCGCGGCCGCCGGCGGACCGTTCGACCATGGCTGCCCGACGCGGGACGGCATGGTGCTGCGCGGGCTGCTGTGGCACTGCGCCGCCCCCACCGGCCTCGTCCTCATCCGGACCCCTTACGACGCGGGCCCGCATGCACCGATCGCGCATTCATGGACCGAACGCGGCTACCACTGCCTGGTGCAGGACGTCCGCGGGCGGTACCGGTCCGACGGAGACTGGTCGCCCTACGAGCACGAGGGCGCCGACGGCCGCGACATTCTCGACCGCCTCCTGCGGGAGTTCCCGAACCTGCCGCTGCTGCTGTTCGGAGCCTCCTACGCCGGCCACTGCGCGCTCGAGGCCGCGCGGGAGGCGGTCGGCGACGGAACGGACGCGGCGCCGCGCTCCCCCTCCGCGGACGCGATCGCCGGGATCGTCGTCCTGGTCCCGGCGCTCGGCCTCGCCGAGACCGCCTGGAGCGCCGACGGACGCCCGCAGCTCCGGCACCGCATCGGCTGGTGGCACCAGCACGGGCGCGGCCGGTGCGCACAGCCCGCCCTCTCCGACGCCGAGCTCGACCGGCGAACGGCCCGAGCGCGCGAGCGCGGCCCCATCGCCGCGGCCGCCGACTGGGGATGGCCCGCCGAGACGCTGACCGGCTGGCGGAGACTGTGGTCCGCGCAGCGGATCGATCCGCGCGCCCGATACGGCCCGGTCGAGTACCCCCTGCTCGCGATCGACGGGGACGACGACTTCTTCCGGGAGGACACCGCACGCCTCGCGCGGGACTGGCCCGGGCCGAGCCACCTGGTCAGCGGGCCGTGGGGACACGGCCTCGTCAGCGGGATCCCCGACGAGGACCTGCGCGCCCGCGTCCGGAGCGCCGGCGGACTCGGCGGAATCATCGACGCCTGGCTCGGGATCCACACGGCCCGGGGCTCGCCCCCGCCCTGGACCGCGGCCCTCCCGCCGACCCCCGGATCACGTTCCCGCTCGGTCTTCGACCCCGCAGCGGCCACCTGGCACCATGAACGGAGCGCCCCCATGACGGCCCCCACCAGCGCACCCCGCCCACCCCATCCGGGCGACGCCGCCCCGGAGCAGGACGCCCCCGCCGGCACTCTCCCCGCCGAGGCGCTCGTAGACCCCGAGTGCGGGATCATCCGCTCCGTCCGCCCCATACCGCGCCCCGCAGGGGCCCCACCGTCCTACCTCGCGCTCACCGCGGCCGTCGCGGACGCGCGCCGGCTCGGCGAGTGGCCCGCCGACCGCGTCTCGCTGGGCACGTCCTTCGCCGACGCCGACCAAGCGCGGATCGCCGCCATCGCCGAAGGCGTCGAACGGTACTGCGGGAACTGGCTCCCGGCGGAACTGCCCCCGGACGAGTTCCGCGTGGCCACCGCCGGGGAGCTGCGCGAGGAAGGCGAGCCCGTACTCGACACCGCCCGGCTGCCGCGCTTCGCGCCGTGGCAGTACACCAGGCAGGGGTTCCCCTACACGCCCCTCACCGACGACACCCCGACACTGTGGACCCGGTGCGCCGACCTCGACGGACACCCGGCCTGGCTTCCCGACGCGCTCGTCCACCTCAACTGGCGGCAGTCGCGCTTCCGGCACCTTCCCCGCACCCACCACCTGAACTACGCGGGCATCGCAACGGGACAGGGGGCCGACGACGCCCGCGATCGCGGGGTCCTGGAAGTCATCGAGCGCGACGCCCTCGAACTGTGGTGGCACCTCGACGGACCCACGTTCGGCATCGACCCCGCGAGCGTCCCCGGCCTCGAAGACGACCTGCAGGGCGGTGACCTGCGCGCCTTCCTGGTCGCCATGCCCTCGGAATTCGCCCCGGCCGTCGCGGCGCTCGTCCACGACCGGGAGCGCGGGCTCTACGCCGCGGGGTTCTCCGCCGCGCTCGACCCGGTCCGGGCGGCACGCAAGGCGGTACTCGAGGCGGTCCACACCTGGGTCTACACCCAGGGATGCACCACCGCCGACGGTTGGGTCTTCCGTGCCGTCGAACAGGGCCTGATGGCCCGCGGCCTCTACCTCGATTTCCGGGGCGACGGGTCCTACCTCGACGCCGCCGGCGAGCACTGCCAGAACATCGTCGACCTCGGCGCCCACGTCCAGCTGTGGCTCGATCCGCGGCTGCACGCACAGGCCCGGCGGTTCACCGAACCCGCCCTCGGCCTCCGGCCGATCACCCGGATCCCCGCCGTCTCCATGGACGAGGTCTACCGGCGGCTCGCCCGCCACGGCCACCGGGTCCTCACCCGGGACCTCACGACGGCGGACGTCGGCCGCACGCCCCTGCGCGTGGTGCGCACCTTCATCACCGGCCTCGTGCCGAACGCCCCCGCCGCGTTCGCCTACCTCGGGATAGCGCGTTTCGAAGAGGCCGCCCGCGCACGCGGGTGGCGCGCGTCCTGGACCGGGAGCCCGGCGGACTTCACCCTCGTCCCTCCACCCCACATGTGA